From a single Clostridium isatidis genomic region:
- a CDS encoding bifunctional diguanylate cyclase/phosphodiesterase produces the protein MTALKKFITFLLYLTLTVCFLITIALLLNNYLYANNLILIIAIIILSIIFLVSLTYLYIKDKIINRVDLISKAIINLKGYLKKYNDSTEVYEDKIIKTDELEEIFYDIKEIEEKLEDLENNIFQRESDYINILNAMTNSFFYLKAIEDKNGEYIDGIIKDVNYAGAELLDTTKEELINRKLSEVYKDFSIYKDQIFEMLKRVKEFKSECIAKEIRIIKEKWGVISVYSLREGYFSIIVNNVTEIKKYAEKMSYIATFDNLTGLLNRHNLIEYLNKLVSEKEEFSVYFLDLDNFKSINDTLGHSTGDEVLKIISNKLKNIYSEEINVGRLGGDEFIVVRKGKNIDEEIEKFSLSISRMLNETIKINRYSFNTEASIGISYYPQHATDAETLLKYADISMYEGKRAGGNKIRVFSPDMLENVYIAARLSNAIKNNELEVYYQPIYDVNNDKIVSAEALIRWISDEEIIPPNKFIPIAKKNGDILLIDEIVIRDAARFCKKIREKGESSFIVSVNISHALLKQSYFLSKIIKIVEEEGIAPDFLRFEITEDETIDDSEFTANVLKELKKLGFGISLDDFGVGYSSFNHIKTLPLDTLKIDRSLIFSIEEDKRTFSIIDTLINLSHSLGLDVICEGVEKKNEMELLKSIGCDKIQGYYISKVINKNDFIEFLLNFNKSHESDILNN, from the coding sequence ATGACAGCTTTAAAAAAATTTATTACATTTTTATTATATTTAACTCTTACAGTATGCTTTTTAATTACAATAGCCCTTTTATTAAATAATTATTTATATGCCAATAATTTAATTTTAATAATAGCAATTATAATTTTATCTATAATTTTTTTAGTTTCTTTAACTTATTTATATATTAAAGATAAAATTATTAATAGAGTAGACCTAATTTCAAAAGCAATAATTAATTTAAAAGGCTATTTAAAAAAGTATAATGATAGTACAGAAGTATATGAAGATAAAATTATTAAAACAGATGAATTAGAAGAAATATTTTATGATATAAAAGAAATTGAAGAAAAGTTAGAAGATCTAGAAAATAATATTTTCCAAAGAGAAAGCGACTATATTAACATTTTAAATGCAATGACAAATTCATTTTTTTACTTAAAAGCAATTGAGGATAAAAATGGAGAGTATATTGATGGAATTATTAAAGATGTAAATTATGCAGGAGCAGAACTTCTAGATACCACTAAGGAAGAACTTATAAATAGAAAGCTATCAGAGGTATATAAGGATTTTTCTATATACAAAGATCAAATCTTTGAAATGTTAAAGAGAGTTAAAGAATTTAAATCAGAGTGTATAGCTAAGGAAATCAGGATTATAAAAGAAAAATGGGGAGTAATATCTGTATATTCCCTTAGAGAAGGTTATTTTTCAATAATAGTAAATAATGTAACTGAGATAAAAAAATATGCAGAAAAAATGAGTTATATTGCTACTTTTGATAATTTAACTGGTTTATTAAATAGGCATAATTTAATAGAATATTTAAATAAGCTTGTAAGTGAAAAAGAAGAGTTTAGTGTATATTTTTTAGATTTAGATAATTTTAAAAGCATAAATGATACTTTAGGTCATAGTACTGGAGACGAAGTTTTAAAGATAATTTCTAACAAGTTAAAAAATATATATTCAGAGGAAATAAATGTAGGGAGATTAGGCGGAGATGAGTTCATAGTAGTAAGAAAAGGAAAAAACATTGATGAAGAAATAGAAAAATTTTCATTAAGTATATCTAGAATGCTTAATGAAACTATAAAAATAAATAGATATTCCTTTAATACTGAGGCAAGTATAGGAATAAGTTATTATCCTCAACATGCAACGGATGCAGAAACTCTTTTAAAATATGCTGATATTTCTATGTATGAGGGAAAAAGAGCTGGAGGTAATAAAATTAGAGTTTTTTCTCCTGATATGTTAGAAAATGTTTATATAGCTGCAAGATTAAGTAATGCTATAAAAAATAATGAACTAGAAGTTTATTATCAACCTATATATGATGTAAATAATGATAAAATAGTATCGGCAGAGGCATTAATAAGATGGATAAGTGATGAAGAAATAATTCCACCTAATAAATTTATTCCAATTGCTAAGAAGAATGGAGACATACTACTTATTGATGAAATTGTAATAAGAGATGCAGCAAGATTCTGCAAAAAGATTAGAGAAAAGGGAGAAAGTAGTTTTATTGTATCTGTAAATATTTCTCATGCTTTATTAAAGCAATCTTATTTTCTATCTAAAATAATTAAAATAGTTGAAGAAGAAGGAATAGCTCCAGATTTTCTTAGATTTGAGATTACAGAAGACGAAACAATAGATGATAGTGAATTTACAGCAAATGTTTTAAAGGAATTAAAGAAATTAGGATTTGGAATTTCATTAGATGACTTTGGGGTTGGATATTCTTCATTCAATCACATTAAAACACTACCTTTAGATACCTTAAAAATAGACAGAAGTTTAATTTTTAGTATAGAAGAGGATAAAAGAACTTTTTCAATAATAGATACTTTGATTAATCTTTCTCATAGCTTAGGTTTAGATGTAATTTGTGAAGGTGTTGAGAAGAAAAATGAAATGGAATTATTAAAATCTATAGGTTGTGATAAAATACAAGGATACTATATAAGCAAAGTTATTAATAAAAATGATTTTATTGAATTTTTATTAAATTTTAATAAAAGTCATGAAAGTGATATATTAAATAATTAA